The following are encoded together in the Lathyrus oleraceus cultivar Zhongwan6 chromosome 3, CAAS_Psat_ZW6_1.0, whole genome shotgun sequence genome:
- the LOC127126755 gene encoding sialyltransferase-like protein 1 isoform X1, giving the protein MRQHKQVPFARPKILYLVCGAAFFSFLLFSIQSSFFTGSFYSDRNSESIRDLFQFQSNVQQCVANRGLGLTAEIVDHCTLVLKYPEGTNSTWYNQQFKKFEPLEYTYDVCEAILLWEQYRNMTTVLTREYLDVRPGGWLDYAPLRIAQLGAKNCYNKTLCEEHLNILLPAKPPFHPRQFRTCAVVGNSGDLLKTEFGKEIDSHDAVFRDNEAPVNEKYAKYVGLKRDFRLVVRGAARNMVPILNGSDNEVLIIKSLTHREINAVIKTIPNPVYLFQGIVLRRGAKGTGMKSIELALSMCDIVDIYGFTVDPGYTEWTRYFSDPRKGHNPLQGRAYYQLLECLGVIRIHSPMRSKRRQDWSDVPSREMISQAHAAAWRLRKSSAGKAGGLGQFGNCKVWGNVDPDKSGPISGSPDMSDVRKNSNYKKWEVMPLKSLRKEAQVHYRQMEGVSQYKMDGNKLDDLVCVRHSLKSDV; this is encoded by the exons ATGAGACAGCACAAGCAAGTACCATTCGCGAGACCGAAGATTCTGTATCTGGTGTGTGGCGCTGCATTCTtctcctttctcctcttctctaTCCAATCCTCTTTCTTCACCG GCTCCTTCTATTCAGATCGCAACTCCGAATCAATTCGCGACTTGTTTCAGTTTCAGTCCAATGTTCAGCAATGTGTG GCAAATAGGGGGCTTGGACTCACTGCAGAAATTGTTGACCATTGCACATTGGTTCTTAAGTACCCCGAAGGCACCAACAGCACTTGG TACAATCAGCAGTTTAAAAAATTTGAGCCTTTGGAGTACACATATGATGTGTGTGAGGCAATACTCTTGTGGGAACAG TATCGAAACATGACCACAGTGTTGACAAGAGAGTATCTTGACGTTCGGCCTGGTGGTTGGTTAGATTATGCTCCACTAAGGATAGCACAATT GGGGGCAAAGAACTGCTATAATAAGACTCTTTGTGAAGAACACCTTAATATATTATTACCTGCAAAACCCCCATTTCACCCAAGGCAGTTTCGTACGTGTGCTGTTGTTGGGAATTCTGGGGACCTTCTGAAGACAGAATTTGGGAAAGAAATTGATAGTCATGATGCTGTTTTTCGAGACAACGAGGCCCCTGTTAATGAG AAATATGCCAAATACGTTGGTCTTAAGAGGGATTTCCGTCTAGTTGTAAGAGGTGCTGCTCGCAACATGGTTCCTATTCTAAATGGGTCTG ATAATGAGGTACTCATAATCAAAAGTCTGACACACAGAGAAATCAATGCAGTTATAAAG ACTATACCAAACCCAGTCTATCTCTTTCAAGGTATTGTACTGCGTCGAGGTGCCAAAGGAACTGGAATGAAGTCTATTGAATTAGCACTCTCCATGTGTGATATTGTTGATATATATGGTTTCACCGTTGATCCTGGATACACTGAATG GACAAGATACTTCTCTGATCCTAGGAAGGGACACAATCCACTTCAAGGCAGAGCATACTACCAACTTCTAGAATGTCTTGGG GTAATCAGAATTCACTCCCCCATGAGATCCAAGAGGAGGCAAGACTGGTCAGATGTGCCAAGTAGAGAAATGATAAGCCAAGCACATGCAGCAGCTTGGCGCTTGAGAAAGAGTTCAGCTGGTAAGGCTGGGGGTTTAGGACAGTTTGGCAATTGTAAAGTGTGGGGCAATGTAGACCCAGACAAAAGTGGACCTATCTCAGGCTCACCAGACATGAGTGATGTCAGGAAGAATTCAAATTATAAAAAATGGGAAGTCATGCCTTTGAAAAGTTTGAGGAAAGAAGCACAGGTTCACTATAGGCAGATGGAAGGGGTCTCCCAATATAAAATGGATGGCAATAAGTTGGATGATCTAGTGTGTGTGAGACACTCCTTAAAATCTGACGTGTAA
- the LOC127126755 gene encoding sialyltransferase-like protein 1 isoform X2, with amino-acid sequence MFSNANRGLGLTAEIVDHCTLVLKYPEGTNSTWYNQQFKKFEPLEYTYDVCEAILLWEQYRNMTTVLTREYLDVRPGGWLDYAPLRIAQLGAKNCYNKTLCEEHLNILLPAKPPFHPRQFRTCAVVGNSGDLLKTEFGKEIDSHDAVFRDNEAPVNEKYAKYVGLKRDFRLVVRGAARNMVPILNGSDNEVLIIKSLTHREINAVIKTIPNPVYLFQGIVLRRGAKGTGMKSIELALSMCDIVDIYGFTVDPGYTEWTRYFSDPRKGHNPLQGRAYYQLLECLGVIRIHSPMRSKRRQDWSDVPSREMISQAHAAAWRLRKSSAGKAGGLGQFGNCKVWGNVDPDKSGPISGSPDMSDVRKNSNYKKWEVMPLKSLRKEAQVHYRQMEGVSQYKMDGNKLDDLVCVRHSLKSDV; translated from the exons ATGTTCAGCAAT GCAAATAGGGGGCTTGGACTCACTGCAGAAATTGTTGACCATTGCACATTGGTTCTTAAGTACCCCGAAGGCACCAACAGCACTTGG TACAATCAGCAGTTTAAAAAATTTGAGCCTTTGGAGTACACATATGATGTGTGTGAGGCAATACTCTTGTGGGAACAG TATCGAAACATGACCACAGTGTTGACAAGAGAGTATCTTGACGTTCGGCCTGGTGGTTGGTTAGATTATGCTCCACTAAGGATAGCACAATT GGGGGCAAAGAACTGCTATAATAAGACTCTTTGTGAAGAACACCTTAATATATTATTACCTGCAAAACCCCCATTTCACCCAAGGCAGTTTCGTACGTGTGCTGTTGTTGGGAATTCTGGGGACCTTCTGAAGACAGAATTTGGGAAAGAAATTGATAGTCATGATGCTGTTTTTCGAGACAACGAGGCCCCTGTTAATGAG AAATATGCCAAATACGTTGGTCTTAAGAGGGATTTCCGTCTAGTTGTAAGAGGTGCTGCTCGCAACATGGTTCCTATTCTAAATGGGTCTG ATAATGAGGTACTCATAATCAAAAGTCTGACACACAGAGAAATCAATGCAGTTATAAAG ACTATACCAAACCCAGTCTATCTCTTTCAAGGTATTGTACTGCGTCGAGGTGCCAAAGGAACTGGAATGAAGTCTATTGAATTAGCACTCTCCATGTGTGATATTGTTGATATATATGGTTTCACCGTTGATCCTGGATACACTGAATG GACAAGATACTTCTCTGATCCTAGGAAGGGACACAATCCACTTCAAGGCAGAGCATACTACCAACTTCTAGAATGTCTTGGG GTAATCAGAATTCACTCCCCCATGAGATCCAAGAGGAGGCAAGACTGGTCAGATGTGCCAAGTAGAGAAATGATAAGCCAAGCACATGCAGCAGCTTGGCGCTTGAGAAAGAGTTCAGCTGGTAAGGCTGGGGGTTTAGGACAGTTTGGCAATTGTAAAGTGTGGGGCAATGTAGACCCAGACAAAAGTGGACCTATCTCAGGCTCACCAGACATGAGTGATGTCAGGAAGAATTCAAATTATAAAAAATGGGAAGTCATGCCTTTGAAAAGTTTGAGGAAAGAAGCACAGGTTCACTATAGGCAGATGGAAGGGGTCTCCCAATATAAAATGGATGGCAATAAGTTGGATGATCTAGTGTGTGTGAGACACTCCTTAAAATCTGACGTGTAA